One genomic window of Brevundimonas vesicularis includes the following:
- the hemA gene encoding 5-aminolevulinate synthase: MFDYKAAFNSSVEQVRSEGRYRVFADLKRVRGQFPQAVRRREDGSEQDVVIWCSNDYLGMGQHPVVLDAMHNEIDAVGAGAGGTRNISGTTRSAVDLEAELAHWHQKEAALLFTSGYVGNEATLSTLQKILPGLITFSDSLNHASMIAGIRHGGGERHVFMHNDLAHLEALLAAAPADAPKLIAFESVYSMDGDIADLAGTIALAKKYGALTYLDEVHAVGLYGETGAGVAERDGVLDQIDIIECTLGKAIGVMGGYIAADAMIIDAVRSWASGFIFTTSLPPALTAGALASVRHLKAHPELRVQHQERAATLKARFAAAGIPVMESESHIVPVHVGDPIHCKMISDMLLDEYGVYVQPINYPTVPKGTERLRFTPSPNHTDAMMDHLVQAMDKLFAHCNVARRPVAA; this comes from the coding sequence TTGTTCGACTATAAGGCCGCCTTTAATAGCTCCGTGGAGCAGGTTCGCAGCGAAGGACGCTATCGCGTCTTCGCCGATCTGAAGCGCGTGCGCGGTCAGTTTCCGCAGGCCGTGCGTCGCCGCGAGGATGGCTCCGAACAGGACGTCGTCATCTGGTGCTCCAACGACTATCTCGGCATGGGCCAGCACCCCGTCGTGCTGGACGCCATGCATAACGAGATCGATGCGGTGGGCGCCGGCGCGGGCGGAACGCGCAACATCTCGGGCACGACACGCTCCGCCGTCGATCTGGAAGCCGAGCTCGCCCACTGGCACCAGAAGGAAGCGGCCCTGCTGTTCACCTCGGGCTATGTCGGCAACGAGGCGACGCTGTCGACCCTGCAGAAGATCCTGCCGGGCCTGATCACCTTCTCCGATTCGCTGAACCATGCCTCGATGATCGCCGGCATCCGCCACGGCGGCGGCGAGCGTCACGTCTTCATGCACAACGATCTGGCGCATCTGGAGGCCCTGCTGGCGGCGGCGCCGGCCGATGCGCCCAAGCTGATCGCGTTTGAGAGCGTCTATTCGATGGACGGCGACATCGCCGATCTGGCCGGCACCATCGCTCTGGCCAAGAAATACGGCGCCCTGACCTATCTGGACGAAGTCCATGCGGTTGGCCTGTATGGCGAAACCGGCGCGGGCGTCGCCGAGCGCGACGGCGTGCTGGACCAGATCGACATCATCGAATGCACCCTGGGCAAGGCGATCGGCGTGATGGGCGGCTATATCGCCGCCGACGCCATGATCATCGATGCGGTGCGCAGCTGGGCCTCGGGCTTCATCTTCACCACCTCGCTCCCGCCGGCCCTGACCGCCGGCGCCTTGGCCTCCGTGCGTCACCTGAAGGCCCATCCCGAACTGCGCGTCCAGCATCAGGAACGCGCCGCGACGCTCAAGGCCCGCTTCGCCGCCGCCGGCATCCCGGTGATGGAAAGCGAGAGCCATATCGTGCCGGTGCACGTCGGCGATCCGATCCACTGCAAGATGATCTCGGACATGCTGCTGGACGAGTATGGCGTCTATGTTCAGCCGATCAACTATCCGACCGTGCCCAAGGGAACGGAGCGCCTGCGCTTCACGCCCTCACCGAACCACACCGACGCCATGATGGATCATCTGGTCCAAGCGATGGACAAACTGTTCGCCCACTGCAACGTGGCGCGCCGACCCGTCGCCGCATGA
- a CDS encoding class I SAM-dependent methyltransferase: MRAYRDKSMETMMIGKLAAGATALVLAAGLSGCIIIDSDGGERTVVTPASDYALMVDQAAADAEAARYSSLYADAVADPKRPAEEVARDPLRHPAEILAFAQLEPGDKVADIRPGAGYFTRLFSDVVGTTGRVYAFVPERTMARENAGADALVAAYSNVTRVNGLLDSMTFAEPLDMIFMSQEYHDFHIPGFNTDVARMNAAVFAALKPGGRYILIDHEAAPGTGISAVQTLHRIEGDYLKREVEAAGFVFEGESQAVANPADDHSLNVFDEKIRGKTDQFVYRFRKPG; this comes from the coding sequence ATGCGAGCCTATCGCGACAAATCGATGGAGACGATGATGATCGGGAAATTGGCGGCGGGTGCAACGGCCTTGGTTCTGGCGGCAGGTCTGTCCGGCTGCATCATCATCGACTCGGACGGCGGCGAGCGGACCGTCGTCACACCCGCTTCGGACTATGCCTTGATGGTCGATCAAGCAGCGGCTGACGCAGAAGCAGCGCGCTATTCCAGTCTCTATGCCGATGCGGTCGCCGATCCCAAGCGTCCGGCCGAAGAGGTCGCGCGTGATCCGCTGCGCCATCCGGCCGAGATTCTCGCCTTCGCCCAACTCGAGCCGGGCGACAAGGTCGCCGACATTCGCCCCGGCGCCGGCTATTTCACCCGCCTGTTTTCCGACGTGGTCGGCACGACCGGCCGGGTCTACGCCTTCGTGCCCGAGCGGACGATGGCGCGCGAGAACGCCGGGGCCGATGCGCTTGTCGCCGCCTATTCGAACGTGACGCGGGTCAACGGCCTGCTGGACTCCATGACCTTCGCCGAGCCCCTGGACATGATCTTCATGAGCCAGGAATACCACGACTTCCACATCCCCGGCTTCAACACCGACGTGGCCAGGATGAACGCGGCGGTGTTCGCGGCGCTGAAGCCCGGCGGCCGCTACATTTTGATCGACCATGAAGCCGCGCCTGGCACAGGCATCTCGGCGGTCCAGACCCTGCACCGCATCGAAGGCGACTATCTGAAGCGCGAGGTCGAAGCGGCCGGCTTTGTCTTCGAGGGTGAGAGCCAGGCCGTCGCCAATCCCGCAGACGACCACAGCCTGAACGTCTTCGACGAGAAGATCCGCGGCAAGACAGACCAGTTCGTCTACCGCTTCCGCAAGCCGGGCTGA
- the hemB gene encoding porphobilinogen synthase → MLPYQPAPFPLARPRRLRSSPWVRRLVAETTLTPADLIWPLIVHDGAEDRVPVASMPGVFRLSPKAAAAAAVEARDLGIPMVALFPNVDGAIKDAVGTGATDPDGLIPDCIKAIKDAAPEIGVMTDVALDCYTDHGHDGVMEGDRIANDASLDRLAEQAFIHAHAGADVVAPSDMMDGRIQAVREALEANGFQDTLILSYAAKFASAFYGPYRDAVGSSAMLKGDKKTYQMDYANSDEALKEVAMDLSEGADAVMVKPGMPYLDIVRRVSETFRVPTFAYQVSGEYSMMQASIANGWLDQDRAILETLHGFKRAGCAGVLTYFAPQAARLLG, encoded by the coding sequence ATGCTTCCCTATCAGCCCGCCCCCTTCCCGCTCGCCCGTCCGCGCCGCCTGCGGTCCAGCCCGTGGGTGCGGCGGCTGGTGGCGGAAACGACCCTGACGCCGGCCGATCTGATCTGGCCGCTGATCGTCCATGACGGCGCCGAGGATCGCGTCCCGGTCGCCTCCATGCCCGGCGTGTTTCGGCTTTCACCTAAGGCTGCTGCTGCGGCGGCGGTCGAGGCGCGCGACCTCGGTATTCCGATGGTGGCTCTGTTTCCTAATGTCGACGGCGCGATCAAGGATGCGGTCGGCACCGGCGCAACCGACCCCGACGGCCTTATTCCCGACTGCATCAAGGCCATCAAGGACGCCGCGCCCGAGATCGGCGTCATGACCGACGTCGCCCTGGACTGCTACACCGACCATGGCCACGACGGGGTGATGGAGGGCGACCGGATCGCCAACGACGCCTCGCTGGACCGTCTGGCCGAACAGGCCTTCATCCACGCCCATGCCGGCGCCGATGTCGTGGCCCCGTCGGACATGATGGATGGCCGCATCCAGGCGGTGCGCGAGGCGCTGGAGGCGAACGGGTTTCAGGACACGCTGATCCTGTCCTACGCCGCCAAGTTCGCCTCGGCCTTCTACGGCCCCTATCGCGATGCCGTGGGCTCCTCGGCGATGCTGAAGGGCGACAAGAAGACCTATCAGATGGATTACGCCAACTCCGACGAGGCGCTGAAGGAGGTGGCGATGGACCTGTCGGAAGGCGCCGATGCAGTAATGGTCAAGCCGGGCATGCCGTATCTGGATATCGTGCGACGGGTGTCCGAGACCTTCCGCGTGCCGACCTTCGCCTATCAGGTGTCGGGCGAATATTCGATGATGCAGGCCTCCATCGCCAATGGTTGGCTGGACCAGGACCGTGCGATCCTTGAGACCCTGCACGGGTTCAAGCGCGCGGGGTGCGCGGGCGTGCTGACCTATTTCGCACCGCAGGCCGCACGGCTGCTGGGCTGA
- a CDS encoding GNAT family N-acetyltransferase, giving the protein MGVEIRPITEADWPGLWPIIETVTRAGETYTYPLDMDEAQARAMWTPPPPGGTLVAVENGQVLAAAKIIPNQQGNGAHVANGSFMVAPEARGRGVARALGEAALAFARDAGFRSMQFNAVVETNTVAVALWKKLGFEIVGTVPEAFDHPAHGLVGLHVMHRRL; this is encoded by the coding sequence ATGGGCGTGGAGATCCGGCCGATCACGGAGGCCGACTGGCCGGGCCTTTGGCCGATCATCGAGACCGTCACCCGCGCGGGCGAGACCTATACCTATCCGTTAGACATGGACGAGGCGCAGGCGCGCGCCATGTGGACCCCGCCGCCGCCCGGCGGAACCTTGGTTGCGGTTGAGAACGGCCAGGTGCTGGCCGCCGCCAAGATCATTCCGAACCAGCAGGGAAACGGCGCCCACGTCGCCAACGGCAGCTTCATGGTGGCGCCCGAAGCGCGCGGGCGCGGCGTTGCAAGGGCGCTGGGCGAAGCCGCCCTGGCTTTTGCGCGAGATGCCGGCTTCCGATCCATGCAGTTCAACGCCGTGGTCGAGACCAATACTGTCGCCGTGGCGCTGTGGAAGAAGCTGGGTTTCGAGATCGTGGGCACGGTCCCCGAGGCCTTCGATCACCCGGCGCACGGCCTGGTCGGCCTGCACGTCATGCACCGCCGGCTTTAG
- a CDS encoding NAD(P)-dependent oxidoreductase codes for MKIAFAGLGVMGAPMARHLIQAGHYVTGFNRTESKAEAWAAATGGKAAATVAEAARGVDLFILCVGNDEDVRAVVTEALPHLSKAAVIVDHTTTSAKVAREMAELANEQGRSFIDAPVSGGQAGAENGQLSVMAGGDAATLAKVEPVVKAYSKAIKHMGPAGSGQLTKMVNQIAIAGVVQGLAEAVHFAQVAGLDTDAAYEAVSKGAAQSWQMDNRWKTAAKGEFEFGFAVDWMRKDLGLVLDEARSNGARLSLTALVDQFYAEVQAMGGNRWDTSSLAARLRPRD; via the coding sequence ATGAAAATCGCATTCGCCGGCCTGGGCGTCATGGGCGCCCCGATGGCCCGTCATCTGATCCAGGCGGGCCACTACGTGACCGGCTTCAATCGTACTGAGTCAAAGGCCGAGGCCTGGGCAGCGGCGACGGGCGGCAAGGCGGCGGCGACGGTGGCTGAGGCGGCGCGGGGCGTCGACCTGTTCATCCTGTGCGTCGGCAATGACGAGGACGTGCGCGCCGTCGTGACCGAGGCCTTGCCGCATCTGTCGAAGGCCGCCGTGATCGTCGATCACACCACGACATCGGCCAAGGTGGCGCGCGAAATGGCCGAACTGGCGAACGAGCAGGGCAGGTCGTTCATCGACGCACCGGTGTCAGGCGGCCAGGCGGGCGCCGAGAACGGACAGCTCAGCGTCATGGCCGGCGGGGATGCCGCCACCCTGGCGAAGGTCGAGCCCGTGGTGAAGGCCTATTCCAAGGCGATCAAACATATGGGACCGGCCGGCTCGGGCCAGTTGACCAAGATGGTCAACCAGATCGCCATCGCCGGCGTCGTCCAGGGCTTGGCCGAGGCCGTCCACTTCGCTCAGGTCGCGGGACTGGACACCGACGCCGCTTATGAGGCCGTGTCCAAGGGCGCGGCGCAAAGCTGGCAGATGGACAATCGCTGGAAGACGGCGGCCAAGGGCGAGTTCGAGTTCGGCTTCGCCGTGGATTGGATGCGCAAGGACCTGGGTCTGGTGCTGGACGAGGCGCGCTCAAACGGCGCGCGCCTGTCTCTGACGGCCCTGGTCGATCAGTTCTACGCCGAGGTTCAGGCCATGGGCGGAAACCGCTGGGACACGTCCAGCCTGGCGGCGCGACTGCGACCTCGCGACTGA
- a CDS encoding flagellar motor protein MotB gives MSVSDRPILIKKVKKVSGGGHHGGAWKVAYADFVTAMMAFFLLMWLINTTDPEQKRGIAEYFAPASVSETTSGSGGILGGTSLGDDGVKSAGSQSVLEELAPEAPATDQTGSSLSSASDSALQAEIQKREAAEFASAAESLRQAMQSMPELAELSKQLIVDQTPEGLRIQLVDQEGRSMFDNNSARPNARAQVLLRAVAKVINQLPNRISITGHTSAAPGSSRASAPADWTLSSERANGSRLVLQGSGVDPDRVYSVAGKAGSDPLYPDDPTLAGNRRIAIVLLREAPVLPSDTSL, from the coding sequence ATGTCCGTGAGCGATCGTCCGATCCTCATCAAGAAGGTCAAGAAGGTCTCCGGCGGAGGCCACCACGGCGGTGCGTGGAAGGTGGCCTATGCGGACTTCGTGACCGCCATGATGGCCTTCTTCCTGCTGATGTGGCTGATCAACACCACCGACCCCGAGCAGAAGCGCGGCATCGCCGAATATTTCGCACCGGCTAGCGTGTCCGAGACGACGTCGGGTTCGGGCGGCATTCTGGGCGGCACATCGCTGGGCGACGATGGCGTCAAGAGCGCCGGCTCGCAGTCGGTTCTGGAAGAACTGGCGCCCGAGGCGCCCGCGACCGATCAGACAGGCTCCAGCCTGTCGTCCGCCAGCGACTCGGCTCTCCAGGCCGAAATCCAGAAGCGCGAGGCCGCCGAGTTCGCCAGCGCCGCCGAATCGCTGCGCCAGGCCATGCAGTCGATGCCGGAACTGGCCGAACTGTCGAAACAGCTGATCGTGGACCAGACGCCCGAGGGGCTGCGCATCCAACTGGTCGATCAGGAAGGCCGGTCGATGTTCGACAACAACTCTGCGCGCCCGAATGCCCGCGCCCAGGTGCTGCTGCGCGCCGTGGCCAAGGTGATCAATCAGTTGCCGAACCGCATCTCCATCACCGGACACACCAGCGCGGCGCCCGGCTCCAGCCGCGCCAGCGCCCCTGCGGACTGGACCCTGTCGTCCGAGCGCGCCAACGGCTCGCGTCTGGTGCTGCAAGGTTCGGGCGTCGATCCCGACCGGGTCTATTCGGTGGCGGGCAAGGCGGGGTCTGACCCGCTCTATCCGGACGATCCGACCCTGGCGGGCAACCGCCGCATCGCCATCGTCCTGTTGCGCGAGGCGCCGGTCCTGCCGTCGGACACCTCGCTGTGA
- a CDS encoding arginyltransferase: protein MTQHVPTRQLRFFMTSVAPCPYLPGKTERKVFANLPFSDGAHVNDELTLAGFRRSQNIAYRPACEACDACVSVRLPVPEFAFTRSQRKVLARNADLSRDLVEAEATTEQFQLLRRYLTTRHPTGGMSDMGWLDYVAMVEDTAVRTHLIEYRLPSADGGPGDLVAVTLTDLLKDGLSMVYSFYDPTMERRSLGRFAILDHVRQASIVGLPFVYLGYWVHGSAKMDYKADFRPMETLGKLGWSRRDA from the coding sequence GTGACCCAGCACGTACCGACCCGACAGCTTCGCTTCTTCATGACTTCGGTCGCGCCCTGCCCCTATCTGCCAGGCAAGACGGAGCGGAAAGTTTTCGCCAATCTGCCCTTTTCGGACGGCGCGCACGTCAATGACGAACTGACGCTGGCCGGTTTTCGCCGCAGCCAGAACATCGCCTATCGCCCGGCCTGCGAGGCGTGCGACGCCTGTGTATCGGTGCGGCTGCCGGTGCCGGAGTTCGCCTTCACCCGTTCGCAGCGCAAGGTCCTGGCCCGCAACGCCGACCTGTCGCGCGACCTGGTCGAAGCGGAGGCGACGACCGAACAGTTTCAGCTTCTGCGCCGCTACCTGACCACGCGCCATCCGACCGGCGGCATGAGCGACATGGGCTGGCTGGATTACGTCGCCATGGTCGAGGATACGGCCGTGCGAACCCATCTGATCGAATACCGTCTGCCCTCCGCCGACGGCGGACCGGGCGATCTGGTCGCCGTGACCCTGACGGATCTGCTGAAAGACGGGCTGTCTATGGTCTACAGCTTCTATGATCCGACGATGGAGCGGCGCAGCCTGGGCCGGTTCGCCATCCTGGATCACGTGCGCCAGGCCTCCATCGTCGGCCTGCCGTTCGTCTATCTCGGCTATTGGGTCCACGGCTCGGCCAAAATGGATTACAAGGCCGACTTCCGCCCGATGGAAACCCTCGGCAAGCTGGGTTGGTCGCGCCGAGACGCCTGA
- the yaaA gene encoding peroxide stress protein YaaA — MLIVLSPAKRLDFTEADAAIPGTDRRFLEDTASLSKTAKRQTKADLRRLMGISDDLATLNAARFKAFDPESTEGVQAAFAFAGDVYEGLRARELDAEALVFAQDHLRILSGFYGLLRPLDRIQPYRLEMGTRLKTRRGASLYDFWGDRISKQLNEDAEGQSDPTLVNLASQEYFGAVDAKALKLPVVTPQFREEKNGESRIISFFAKKARGAMARFAIDERVERVADLKAFDRDGYAFDKAASTDAEWIFIRSGNS; from the coding sequence TTGCTGATTGTTCTTTCCCCGGCCAAGCGCCTCGATTTCACCGAAGCCGATGCGGCCATTCCGGGTACGGACCGGCGGTTTCTCGAAGACACCGCAAGCCTGTCCAAGACCGCCAAGCGCCAGACCAAGGCGGATCTGCGTCGGCTGATGGGGATTTCGGACGATCTGGCGACCCTGAACGCCGCGCGCTTCAAGGCTTTCGATCCTGAATCGACCGAGGGTGTTCAGGCGGCCTTCGCCTTCGCCGGCGATGTGTATGAGGGCTTGCGAGCGCGTGAACTGGACGCCGAGGCCTTGGTTTTTGCGCAGGATCATTTGCGCATCCTGTCCGGCTTCTATGGCCTGCTGCGTCCATTGGACCGGATTCAGCCCTATCGCCTGGAGATGGGCACGCGGCTGAAGACGCGTCGCGGGGCCAGTCTGTACGACTTCTGGGGCGACCGGATTTCCAAACAACTGAACGAAGACGCCGAGGGCCAGTCGGATCCAACGCTGGTGAACCTGGCCAGCCAGGAATATTTCGGCGCCGTCGATGCAAAGGCTCTGAAACTGCCTGTCGTCACGCCCCAGTTCCGGGAAGAGAAAAACGGCGAGAGCCGCATCATCTCCTTCTTCGCCAAGAAGGCGCGCGGGGCCATGGCGCGGTTCGCGATCGACGAGCGCGTGGAACGGGTCGCGGACCTGAAGGCTTTCGACCGGGACGGTTATGCGTTCGACAAGGCCGCCTCGACCGACGCCGAGTGGATATTCATCAGATCGGGAAATTCTTGA
- a CDS encoding 3-hydroxybutyrate dehydrogenase encodes MSQGPKDSKGADSRAARGIGDLKGQVAVITGSTSGIGLALARAVAAGGGDVVLNGLGDPAEIERTRADLEASSGVRVLYHPADMTRGDEIADMIAFAKRELGRLDILVNNAGIQHVESVEKFPTDQWEKIIAINLSSAFYATRAAIPIMKAQGRGRIVNMASAHGLVASPFKSAYVAAKHGVIGFTKTAALELARDNITCNAICPGFVETPIVTKQIADQARTRNMTEEQVLTDVILAAQPTKRFVTTEELTGIFLYLVSDLGASANGASFSIDGGWTAQ; translated from the coding sequence ATGTCGCAAGGGCCTAAGGACTCCAAGGGCGCCGACAGTCGGGCGGCACGCGGTATCGGCGATCTGAAAGGGCAGGTCGCGGTCATTACGGGCTCGACCTCCGGCATCGGACTGGCTCTGGCGCGGGCCGTGGCGGCAGGCGGTGGCGACGTCGTTCTGAACGGCTTGGGCGACCCCGCAGAGATCGAGCGCACCCGCGCCGATCTGGAGGCCTCATCCGGCGTTCGCGTCCTCTATCATCCGGCGGACATGACGCGCGGTGACGAAATCGCCGACATGATCGCCTTCGCTAAACGCGAACTGGGCCGCCTGGACATCCTGGTCAACAACGCCGGCATCCAGCACGTCGAGTCCGTCGAGAAATTCCCCACCGATCAGTGGGAGAAAATCATCGCCATCAACCTGTCGTCGGCCTTTTACGCCACGCGCGCGGCGATCCCGATCATGAAGGCGCAGGGGCGCGGCCGGATCGTCAACATGGCCTCGGCGCACGGTCTGGTGGCCAGTCCGTTCAAGTCCGCCTATGTCGCGGCGAAGCATGGCGTCATCGGCTTCACCAAGACCGCAGCGCTGGAACTGGCGCGCGACAACATCACCTGCAACGCCATCTGCCCCGGCTTTGTCGAGACGCCGATCGTGACCAAACAGATCGCGGATCAGGCGCGCACGAGAAATATGACCGAGGAGCAGGTGCTGACGGATGTGATCCTGGCGGCCCAGCCCACAAAGCGGTTCGTCACGACGGAGGAGTTGACCGGCATCTTCCTCTATCTGGTCAGCGACCTCGGCGCCTCGGCCAACGGTGCCAGCTTCTCCATCGACGGCGGCTGGACCGCGCAGTAG
- a CDS encoding patatin-like phospholipase family protein codes for MAIFKRKTAAAADIVPAALARRPICLALQGGGAHGAFQWGVLDRLLEDDRLDIRAVTGVSAGAMNGTALVSGLASGDGRAALDKLWREVNQFGGRNVFGDSAIWNAARTPDWIKDSPFWRAGETLAMSMSPYEFNPLNHNPLKRVLQASVDFGAVQASDIRLFVAATAVRQAKARIFQTNEINADVLMASACLPHLFQAVEIDGEPYWDGGYLTNPPLWPLTGDDTPDDVLLITLNPMVRDETPKGAGDIVDRLNEIVFNAPLVSELRAIALAGELIEHGQLKGGGAGPYRHVRLHAIEADGWLSDLSLRSKFNTEWGFLNDLKARGRAAADDWLNACLGSVGRQSSVDLQARFG; via the coding sequence ATGGCGATTTTCAAGCGCAAGACCGCCGCAGCGGCGGACATCGTTCCCGCCGCTCTCGCCAGACGGCCCATCTGCCTTGCGCTTCAGGGCGGCGGCGCACACGGCGCCTTCCAATGGGGCGTGCTGGATCGTCTGTTGGAAGACGATCGTCTGGATATTCGCGCGGTGACAGGCGTCTCAGCGGGAGCCATGAACGGCACGGCCTTGGTGTCGGGCCTCGCATCAGGCGATGGCCGCGCCGCGTTGGACAAGCTCTGGCGAGAGGTCAACCAGTTCGGCGGTCGCAACGTCTTTGGAGACAGCGCGATCTGGAATGCAGCGCGGACGCCCGACTGGATCAAGGATAGCCCATTCTGGCGCGCGGGCGAGACGCTGGCAATGTCGATGAGCCCGTACGAATTCAATCCGCTGAACCACAATCCTCTCAAACGAGTTTTGCAGGCCTCGGTCGATTTCGGCGCCGTCCAGGCCTCGGACATCCGGCTTTTCGTCGCCGCCACCGCTGTGCGCCAAGCGAAAGCGCGCATCTTCCAGACGAATGAGATCAACGCCGATGTCCTGATGGCGTCGGCCTGCCTGCCCCATCTGTTTCAAGCCGTAGAGATCGACGGGGAGCCCTATTGGGACGGCGGCTATCTGACCAATCCGCCGCTGTGGCCGTTGACCGGAGACGACACGCCGGACGACGTGCTGTTGATCACACTCAATCCGATGGTGCGCGACGAGACGCCTAAAGGCGCAGGCGACATCGTCGATCGGCTGAACGAAATCGTCTTCAATGCGCCGCTGGTCTCCGAACTGCGCGCCATCGCCCTGGCGGGTGAACTGATCGAACATGGGCAGCTGAAAGGCGGCGGCGCGGGACCTTATCGGCACGTTCGGCTGCACGCGATCGAGGCGGACGGCTGGCTCTCGGACCTGTCGCTGCGGTCCAAGTTCAATACCGAATGGGGTTTTCTCAACGACCTGAAGGCGCGGGGACGTGCGGCGGCCGACGATTGGCTGAACGCGTGCCTGGGCAGCGTCGGACGCCAGTCCAGCGTCGATCTTCAGGCCCGGTTCGGCTAG
- a CDS encoding L-threonylcarbamoyladenylate synthase, with amino-acid sequence MSQTPLQASQSLANGDLILLPTETVYGLGADASNAEAVAAIFAAKGRPKFNPLISHVVGVGAAAQIGELGPLGRALADAFWPGPLTLITPILDTRSVCDLARAGLDSVAIRVPAHPVAREVLAAFGGPVVAPSANRSGRPSPTTFTDAVEETGFAVSAAVDGGPCQVGLESTVVSVLGGRVALLRPGAITRSEVEAVVGPIEEGAEGHRSPGRLTLHYAPDAPVRIEAGTARDGEILLGFGPNAGEPRWSLSPSGDLREAAANLFRLLREADRTRPKGIAISPIPTTGLGEAINDRLRRAAGFVG; translated from the coding sequence GTGAGCCAGACGCCGCTCCAAGCCTCCCAGTCGCTGGCGAACGGCGATCTGATCCTGCTGCCGACCGAGACCGTTTACGGACTGGGCGCCGACGCGAGCAATGCCGAGGCCGTCGCCGCCATCTTCGCCGCGAAAGGGCGGCCGAAGTTCAATCCGCTGATTTCGCATGTCGTCGGTGTCGGTGCGGCGGCGCAGATCGGGGAGTTGGGCCCGCTCGGACGGGCCTTGGCGGACGCCTTCTGGCCCGGACCCTTGACTCTGATCACGCCAATCCTGGACACGCGCAGCGTCTGCGACCTGGCGCGCGCCGGATTGGACAGCGTCGCGATCCGCGTTCCGGCGCATCCGGTGGCGAGGGAAGTGTTGGCGGCGTTCGGTGGCCCGGTCGTGGCCCCCTCCGCCAATCGTTCCGGCCGACCGAGCCCGACGACCTTCACGGATGCTGTCGAGGAGACGGGCTTTGCCGTCTCAGCGGCTGTCGATGGCGGGCCTTGCCAGGTCGGTCTGGAAAGCACGGTCGTATCGGTGCTGGGAGGGCGGGTCGCCTTGCTTCGTCCCGGCGCCATTACCCGGTCCGAGGTCGAGGCGGTCGTCGGTCCCATTGAAGAGGGCGCAGAGGGGCATCGTTCGCCCGGGCGACTGACCCTGCATTACGCGCCGGATGCGCCGGTTCGCATCGAGGCCGGCACAGCACGCGACGGCGAAATCCTGCTCGGCTTTGGCCCTAACGCCGGTGAGCCGCGCTGGAGCCTGAGCCCGTCGGGCGACCTGCGCGAAGCCGCCGCCAACCTGTTCCGACTGCTGCGCGAAGCCGACCGCACACGGCCGAAGGGTATCGCCATATCGCCGATCCCGACGACGGGACTGGGTGAAGCCATCAACGACCGTCTGCGCCGCGCGGCAGGCTTCGTCGGCTAG
- a CDS encoding cytochrome b, whose translation MGEPRNRYSTVSLLMHWGIAAAVLAQVLLITAHENTEGPISGQFVMLHKSLGLTILVLTLARIGWRLAHPAIPLPSALPRWQKVAARATHVLFYLALIVIPMTGWLASSAGGRAIEWFGLFSWPLLPVDGGREAARSLMGLHELAVKGLYVLIALHVIAALKHQFIDRDNVLHRMIPIIPRRP comes from the coding sequence ATGGGCGAGCCCCGCAATCGATATTCGACGGTTTCCCTGCTGATGCACTGGGGCATCGCCGCCGCCGTTCTGGCGCAGGTGCTGCTGATCACCGCGCATGAGAATACGGAAGGGCCGATTTCGGGCCAGTTCGTCATGCTGCACAAGTCGCTGGGTCTGACGATCCTGGTGCTGACCCTTGCGCGGATCGGATGGCGCTTGGCCCATCCGGCGATTCCGTTGCCCTCGGCCTTGCCGCGCTGGCAGAAGGTGGCGGCGCGCGCGACGCACGTCCTCTTCTATCTGGCCCTGATCGTCATTCCGATGACCGGTTGGCTCGCATCATCGGCGGGCGGGCGCGCGATCGAGTGGTTCGGCCTCTTCTCCTGGCCCCTGCTGCCCGTCGACGGCGGGCGTGAGGCGGCGCGCAGCCTGATGGGCCTGCACGAACTGGCGGTGAAGGGTCTCTATGTCTTGATCGCCCTGCATGTGATCGCGGCGCTGAAGCACCAGTTTATCGATCGCGACAATGTGCTGCACCGAATGATCCCGATCATCCCGCGCCGACCGTGA